One part of the Glycine soja cultivar W05 chromosome 11, ASM419377v2, whole genome shotgun sequence genome encodes these proteins:
- the LOC114373765 gene encoding NEP1-interacting protein 1-like, producing MDFALNPCPLRSSTFVNFVERVKQLGTLAFSAVIGNIFSAILTFCFALVGTLLGALTGALIGQETESGFIRGAAVGAISGAVFSIEVFESSLVLWQSDESGIGCVLYLIDVIASLLSGRLVRERIGPAMLSAVQSQMGAVEASFDEVQNIFDTGGSKGLSGDLVEKIPKIKITTDNNFDASGDRVSCSVCLQDFMLGETVRSLPHCHHMFHLPCIDKWLFRHGSCPLCRRDL from the exons ATGGATTTTGCGCTGAATCCGTGTCCTTTGCGATCTTCTACGTTCGTGAATTTCGTCGAGAGGGTTAAACAGCTTGGTACCCTCGCCTTTTCTGCAGTCATTGGGAACATCTTCTCCGCGATCTTGACCTTCTGCTTCGCATTAG TTGGCACTTTGTTGGGGGCTTTGACTGGAGCTTTGATAGGACAAGAAACTGAGAGTGGCTTCATTCGAGGGGCTGCTGTTGGTGCCATATCAGGAGCTGTTTTTTCCATTGAAGTGTTTGaatcctctcttgttctctggCAATCTGATGAATCTGGGATTGGCTGTGTCTTATACTTG ATTGATGTTATTGCCAGCTTACTGAGTGGGAGACTTGTGCGTGAGAGGATTGGTCCGGCCATGTTGAGTGCTGTTCAAAGTCAG ATGGGTGCTGTTGAAGCCAGCTTTGATGAGGTTCAAAACATCTTCGACACCGGGGGTTCCAAAGGTTTGTCTGGAGATTTGGTTGAAAAAAtccccaaaataaaaattacaacagACAACAATTTTGATGCATCCGGTGATAGAGTCTCTTGTTCAGTTTGCCTGCAG GACTTTATGCTTGGAGAGACAGTAAGAAGCTTACCTCATTGCCATCACATGTTTCACCTACCTTGCATAGATAAGTGGCTCTTCAGACATGGTTCTTGCCCATTATGCAGAAGGGATCTGTAA
- the LOC114372894 gene encoding aconitate hydratase 1-like: MATENPFNSILTTLEKPGGAGEFGKYFSLPALNDPRIDRLPYSVRILLESAIRNCDEFQVKSNDVEKIIDWENTSPKLVEIPFKPARVLLQDFTGVPAVVDLACMRDAMNKLGGDSNKINPLVPVDLVIDHSVQVDVARSENAVQANMELEFQRNKERFGFLKWGSNAFNNMLVVPPGSGIVHQVNLEYLGRVVFNTNGVLYPDSVVGTDSHTTMIDGLGVAGWGVGGIEAEAAMLGQPMSMVLPGVVGFKLLGKLRDGVTATDLVLTVTQMLRKHGVVGKFVEFYGEGMSELSLADRATIANMSPEYGATMGFFPVDHVTLQYLRLTGRSDETVSMIESYLRANKMFVDYSEPQVERVYSSYLELNLEDVEPCVSGPKRPHDRVPLREMKVDWHACLNNKVGFKGFAVPKESQNKVAEFTFQGTPAHLRHGDVVIAAITSCTNTSNPSVMLGAALVAKKACELGLQVKPWIKTSLAPGSGVVTKYLQRSGLQKYLNELGFNIVGYGCTTCIGNSGDINEAVASAITENDIVAAAVLSGNRNFEGRVHPLTRANYLASPPLVVAYALAGTVDIDFDTEPIGIGKDGTKIFFKDIWPSSEEIANVVQSSVLPAMFRDTYNAITQGNPMWNNLSVPTGTLYAWDPTSTYIHEPPYFRDMSMSPPGSHGVKDAYCLLNFGDSITTDHISPAGSIHKDSPAARYLIERGVDRRDFNSYGSRRGNDEVMARGTFANIRIVNKFLNGEVGPKTIHIPSGEKLSVFDAAEKYKSEGHDMIILAGAEYGSGSSRDWAAKGPMLLGVKAVIAKSFERIHRSNLVGMGIIPLCFKPGDDADSLGLTGQERYTIDLPSNVNEIRPGQDVTVVTDAGKSFVSTLRFDTEVELAYFNHGGILQYVIRNMVNAKH, translated from the exons ATGG CGACTGAGAATCCTTTCAATAGCATTTTGACGACGCTCGAAAAGCCCGGTGGTGCTGGCGAGTTTGGAAAGTACTTTAGCTTGCCTGCTCTCAACGATCCTAGAATCG ATAGACTTCCTTACTCTGTGAGGATACTTTTGGAATCTGCAATCCGGAACTGTGATGAGTTTCAAGTTAAGAGTAACGACgttgaaaaaattattgattggGAGAATACCTCTCCGAAGCTGGTGGAGATTCCATTCAAGCCAGCTAGAGTGCTTCTCCAG GATTTTACTGGCGTGCCTGCTGTTGTCGATCTTGCTTGCATGCGAGATGCCATGAACAAACTTGGTGGtgattctaataaaattaatccCTTG GTACCAGTTGATCTTGTCATTGATCACTCTGTTCAAGTTGATGTGGCAAGATCAGAAAATGCTGTCCAGGCAAATATGGAACTTGAATTCCAAAGAAACAAGGAAAGATTTGGTTTCCTCAAATGGGGTTCTAATGCATTCAATAATATGCTTGTCGTTCCTCCTGGATCAGGGATAGTTCATCAG GTTAATTTAGAATACCTTGGTAGAGTTGTGTTCAACACAAATGGTGTGCTTTATCCTGACAGCGTTGTTGGAACTGATTCACACACAACTATGATTGATGGCCTGGGTGTTGCTGGATGGGGAGTTGGTGGAATAGAAGCAGAAGCTGCAATGCTTGGCCAA CCCATGAGCATGGTCCTACCGGGTGTCGTTGGGTTCAAATTATTAGGCAAACTACGAGATGGTGTCACAGCTACTGACTTGGTGTTGACTGTTACACAAATGCTAAGAAAGCATGGGGTTGTTGGCAAGTTTGTAGAGTTTTATG GGGAAGGCATGAGTGAACTGTCTTTGGCAGATCGTGCCACCATAGCAAACATGTCTCCTGAGTATGGTGCAACCATGGGCTTCTTTCCTGTGGATCATGTCACTTTGCAATATTTGAGACTGACTGGCAGAAGTGATGAGACT GTTTCTATGATAGAATCCTACTTACGAGCAAATAAGATGTTTGTGGATTACAGCGAG CCCCAAGTGGAGAGAGTGTACTCATCGTATTTGGAACTCAATCTTGAGGATGTAGAACCCTGTGTCTCAGGTCCAAAAAG GCCTCATGACCGTGTCCCTTTGAGAGAAATGAAGGTAGACTGGCATGCCTGCCTCAACAATAAAGTTGGATTCAAG GGTTTTGCTGTACCAAAAGAATCTCAGAATAAGGTTGCAGAGTTCACATTCCAAGGGACACCAGCACATCTTAGGCACGGTGATGTTGTTATAGCTGCTATCACCAGTTGTACAAATACTTCAAATCCTAGCGTAATGCTTGGAGCTGCATTGGTTGCAAAGAAAGCATGTGAATTGGGATTGCAG GTGAAGCCATGGATTAAAACAAGCCTTGCCCCAGGTTCTGGTGTTGTGACTAAGTATTTGCAGAGGAG TGGCTTGCAGAAGTATTTGAATGAGCTAGGGTTTAATATAGTTGGGTATGGATGCACCACATGCATTGGAAATTCAGGGGATATTAATGAAGCTGTTGCATCTGCAATTACTGAAAATG ATATAGTAGCTGCAGCTGTACTGTCTGGAAATAGGAACTTTGAGGGCCGAGTTCACCCATTAACAAGAGCTAATTATCTTGCTTCTCCTCCTCTTGTTGTTGCCTATGCCCTTGCTGGCACA GTGGACATTGACTTTGACACTGAACCCATTGGGATAGGGAAGGATGGCACAAAGATCTTCTTCAAGGATATTTGGCCATCCAGTGAAGAAATAGCAAAT GTTGTACAATCAAGTGTGCTGCCTGCTATGTTTAGGGACACATATAATGCGATCACCCAAGGGAATCCCATGTGGAATAATTTATCTGTTCCAACTGGCACTCTTTATGCTTGGGACCCTACATCAACTTATATTCATGAGCCACCTTATTTTAGAGATATGAGCATGTCTCCCCCAGGCTCTCATGGAGTGAAAGATGCTTACTGTTTGCTCAACTTTGGAGACAGTATCACAACTGACCACATCTCTCCAGCTGGCAGCATACATAAGGACAGTCCTGCAGCCAGATACCTTATAGAACGTGGGGTTGATAGACGGGACTTCAACTCCTATGGAAGTCGCCGTGGTAATGATGAGGTGATGGCCCGAGGAACTTTTGCCAATATTCGCATTGTCAACAAATTTTTGAATGGAGAAGTTGGACCTAAAACTATTCATATTCCTTCTGGGGAGAAGTTATCAGTCTTTGATGCTGCAGAG AAATACAAGAGTGAGGGGCATGATATGATTATCTTGGCTGGTgctgagtatgggagtggaagCTCTCGTGATTGGGCTGCAAAGGGGCCAATGCTACTG GGCGTGAAAGCTGTCATAGCAAAAAGTTTTGAAAGGATTCACCGAAGTAATTTGGTGGGAATGGGTATCATTCCATTGTGTTTTAAGCCCGGGGATGATGCTGATTCTCTTGGATTAACTGGCCAAGAACGTTACACCATTGATCTACCAAGCAATGTGAATGAAATACGACCCGGCCAAGATGTCACAGTGGTGACAGATGCCGGGAAATCATTTGTATCTACACTGAGATTTGATACAGAG GTTGAACTAGCTTACTTCAACCATGGAGGCATCTTACAATATGTCATCAGAAACATGGTCAATGCTAAACATTGA
- the LOC114377607 gene encoding probable prolyl 4-hydroxylase 10: MAKPRYSRLPPRKSSSSSTLILTLFLVFTFLVLILLALGILSIPSSSRGNLPKPNDLASIARNTIHTSDDDDVRGEQWVEVVSWEPRAFVYHNFLTKEECEYLIDIAKPNMHKSSVVDSETGKSKDSRVRTSSGTFLARGRDKIVRDIEKRIAHYSFIPVEHGEGLQVLHYEVGQKYEPHYDYFLDDFNTKNGGQRIATVLMYLTDVEEGGETVFPAAKGNFSSVPWWNELSECGKKGLSIKPKRGDALLFWSMKPDATLDPSSLHGGCPVIKGNKWSSTKWMRVSEYKA, from the exons ATGGCGAAACCAAGGTACTCTCGTCTTCCACCTCGCAAGTCATCGTCGTCTTCCACGCTGATTCTGACTCTGTTCCTGGTCTTCACCTTCCTCGTTCTCATTCTCCTGGCTCTCGGCATCCTCTCCATTCCTAGCTCCTCGCGTGGAAATTTGCCCAAACCTAACGATCTCGCATCCATTGCTCGCAACACAATCCACAC tTCCGACGATGACGACGTGAGGGGAGAGCAGTGGGTTGAAGTAGTGTCGTGGGAGCCGAGAGCCTTTGTCTATCACAATTTTCTG ACGAAGGAGGAATGCGAGTATCTAATTGACATAGCAAAGCCAAATATGCATAAGTCATCAGTTGTTGATAGCGAAACCGGAAAGAGTAAAGACAGCAG AGTACGTACAAGCTCTGGAACTTTTCTGGCCAGAGGTCGGGATAAGATTGTCAGGGATATTGAGAAAAGAATTGCTCACTATAGTTTTATTCCTGTTG AGCATGGTGAAGGACTTCAAGTTCTGCACTATGAAGTTGGACAAAAGTATGAGCCTCACTACGACTACTTTCTTGATGATTTTAACACTAAGAATGGGGGTCAACGTATAGCAACAGTGCTGATGTACCT TACTGATGTTGAAGAAGGGGGTGAGACAGTGTTCCCAGCTGCCAAAGGGAATTTTAGTTCTGTGCCATGGTGGAATGAGCTTTCTGAGTGTGGAAAAAAAGGACTTTCAATTAAGCCGAAGAGGGGAGATGCTCTACTTTTTTGGAGCATGAAGCCAGATGCAACTTTAGATCCATCAAGCTTACATG GTGGTTGTCCAGTGATCAAGGGTAATAAGTGGTCAAGTACCAAATGGATGCGTGTCAGCGAATACAAAGCTTGA